CGCCGGATGATCGCTGCGCTGCGCCACCAAAACGAGAACTTCGACGGCTCCGGGTCACCCGACGGACTGGCCGGCGACGCGATCCCGCTTACGGCGCGCATCATCGCCGTGGCGAACGCGTACGACACGGTCTCGCGCGAACGCGGGCAGGCTGCGGCACTCGCAGAACTGAACGCGCGCGCTGGTTCACGGTTTGACCCGGATGTCGTCGAAGCATTCAACATCGACGCGCAGGCAAGTCCGATCGCGGCGTTGCGCGGAGCCGCTGCGGGCGTCGCGCCCAAGGCCACTGCAGCTGCCACCGACTTGGTTCGCGGCTCGGCCACCGTTGCCGTCGCGGCTTCGATCGCCACCGGAACAATTGTGTCGGCTGGCGTTGGCGGCTCACCTTCGTCCGACGGAAACGACCCTCGGTCAAAAACTATCCCCGCCGCAGCGGTCGTGTCCGCTGAAGGCTCTGCGTCCAGCGGGACCGACGACTCGCCGGAAACCAAGTCCAAGAAGACGGGCGATCGCGATAGCAACAGCGAGAAGGAGGCGGATCCAAGTTCGTCTCGGTCAGAAACGAACTCCGATTATGGATCGTCCACGTTCGCCAACTCCCCGAGCGGCAGCGACGACAGAGGCGACTTGCCGCTGACAAAGAATTTCCCAGAAGTCAAGAAGCCCGAGGTGCCGGTTGCCCCAGTTCAAGGCGTGAGCGAGACGATCGGCGAGACGATCGACAACACGACCCAGCCAGTAGACAAGGTGGTCGAAGGTCTCGGGAACACCGTCGACGACACCGTTGATGGCACCGTCGGCGTCCTCCCCAAGAAGAAGTAGCGGGCGCTCCGGCCCGCGCCGCCAATAGGCTGGAAGTCGCGATGGGAGAGGCACGGACCACCAACGGAGACCGCATGCGCATGGGCGGCATGGCGCTGGACAACGGCCTGCTCGTCTACGGCCCCAAGCATTGGGCTGCCGCGGTTCGCGACAAGAACGATCAGATCGTCGTGAAGAGCGGCAAGGTGCCGCGTCTGCGCGGACCGCTGGACCGCGTGCCTGGAGTGCGCGGAGTGATGCGTCTCGCCGAATCGATGATCGTCGTGCCGCTGGTGCGTCTCCGGCTTCCCCAGGCACGTCTTCCCTTCGAGAACGCGCAGGTCGTCGGAACCGCCGCCGCGACGATGGCGATCACCCTCGCGGTGCGCAAGCGCAGCAAGCGTGGCGTTGGATCTGAAGCCGCGCTGTCGGTCCTTGGAATGGCCCCGGCGCTGATCAGCCTGAAGGCGGGCGACACCGCGCAGTACCACGGCGTCGAGCACAAGGCGATCGCGGCCTACGAGCTCGGTGGCGACCCGACCGACGCAGCGGTGATCGAGGCTGCGTCCAAAGAGCACGAGCGCTGCGG
This sequence is a window from Solirubrobacterales bacterium. Protein-coding genes within it:
- a CDS encoding HD domain-containing protein, whose product is MANRRATQYPGAMPEEIAFGKRRTDARNASLRVDGSFVVAALISLLLVVPAVAVGWSVGKAGGAAGFGMAVAAGSLVSVIVTFLAARAWLQFAPGDRLFADATLTGWIRRGRAERQVAAAREVFDHPDVASIGLHVDRLIAISKAVEARDSRTHRHSNRVAIHATAAAKRLGLDREATTRLRAAAKLHDIGALRETVWLEPSEEERLAVALAGADLVAFTGDRRMIAALRHQNENFDGSGSPDGLAGDAIPLTARIIAVANAYDTVSRERGQAAALAELNARAGSRFDPDVVEAFNIDAQASPIAALRGAAAGVAPKATAAATDLVRGSATVAVAASIATGTIVSAGVGGSPSSDGNDPRSKTIPAAAVVSAEGSASSGTDDSPETKSKKTGDRDSNSEKEADPSSSRSETNSDYGSSTFANSPSGSDDRGDLPLTKNFPEVKKPEVPVAPVQGVSETIGETIDNTTQPVDKVVEGLGNTVDDTVDGTVGVLPKKK
- a CDS encoding DUF1385 domain-containing protein, with amino-acid sequence MGEARTTNGDRMRMGGMALDNGLLVYGPKHWAAAVRDKNDQIVVKSGKVPRLRGPLDRVPGVRGVMRLAESMIVVPLVRLRLPQARLPFENAQVVGTAAATMAITLAVRKRSKRGVGSEAALSVLGMAPALISLKAGDTAQYHGVEHKAIAAYELGGDPTDAAVIEAASKEHERCGSHLVAPMMLAGIAGDAMMRQVVAKPGPLAQVSVGLAGAATSIEMFAYAERHPGTMFAKIFRAPGFKLQEAIGTREPTAEQIEVGRAAITALLKAEGVEATPA